A window of the Mesotoga prima MesG1.Ag.4.2 genome harbors these coding sequences:
- a CDS encoding pseudouridine synthase has translation MILKLHEIISQITNMSRRKSTQAILDGRVKVNGRIETYPRLDVFSESSEILLDGNRLIFSSEEKVVYLVNKPIGYLSAMSDDRGRKTLSDLVSDRIKERVFHVGRLDQDSCGLILMTNDGDLSNLVSHPASEIEKTYVVGIKGKLTDRDLEAVKGGLTLGDGFKTSPAKIRLVRSDGDFSKYAITIHEGHKREIREIFRVLNKSVSSLVRVSIGPLSISLVPSPGDIKRLSRKEIALLENGAHRKAPKKAQRKNNFGS, from the coding sequence ATGATCTTGAAACTTCACGAGATAATCTCTCAGATAACGAACATGTCGAGGAGAAAGTCGACTCAAGCGATTCTGGACGGGAGAGTGAAAGTGAACGGCCGGATCGAGACTTACCCTAGGCTTGACGTTTTTTCCGAGAGTTCGGAGATTCTTCTTGACGGAAATAGACTGATTTTCTCTAGTGAAGAGAAAGTGGTTTATCTCGTCAATAAGCCAATAGGATACCTGAGTGCCATGAGTGATGATCGCGGAAGAAAGACGCTCTCCGATCTAGTCTCAGATCGAATAAAAGAAAGGGTATTTCATGTCGGAAGACTGGATCAGGACAGCTGCGGTCTGATACTCATGACGAATGACGGTGATCTTTCCAATCTTGTTTCCCATCCGGCATCGGAGATCGAGAAAACCTATGTAGTAGGAATAAAGGGAAAATTGACCGATCGCGATCTTGAAGCTGTGAAGGGTGGGTTGACGCTCGGGGATGGATTCAAGACGTCGCCTGCAAAGATAAGGCTTGTGAGAAGCGACGGCGACTTTTCGAAGTATGCGATTACCATTCATGAGGGTCATAAGAGAGAGATTCGGGAGATCTTTAGGGTATTAAACAAGTCTGTATCGAGCCTTGTTAGAGTATCCATAGGTCCTTTGAGCATATCTCTCGTTCCCAGTCCCGGCGACATCAAACGTTTGAGCCGCAAAGAGATCGCATTACTGGAAAACGGGGCCCATCGCAAGGCCCCGAAGAAAGCTCAGAGAAAGAATAATTTTGGGAGTTAG
- a CDS encoding glycoside hydrolase family 130 protein: MKRSLVIVLLFSCVIGVAVSIDFESLYTMERASDFPLLMPQGIEWESKAVFNPAAIMVDSTIYLLYRSEDWSGTGRWNGTSRIGLAKSTDGFEFTREPSPLIYPTEPYEIPGGCEDPRIVKIDDLYILTYTGYDGGKARLCIATSKDFAEWEKLGPVFKDDTWSKSGAIVPAKIDNKYYMYFGDSSIKLAYSTDLKNWTIFPRPVMEPRQGSFDSRLIEPGPAPIITDEGILLIYNSADFSTIYRPGAALFDIENPRKIIKRTDKPLAEPELSWEKQGQVPNVIFIEGAVIKEDRLILYYGAADTYIGAFVVDLTD, from the coding sequence ATGAAAAGATCTTTGGTAATTGTGCTGCTTTTCTCATGTGTAATTGGCGTTGCCGTTTCGATAGATTTCGAATCTCTATACACCATGGAGAGAGCTTCTGATTTTCCGCTTCTTATGCCACAGGGGATCGAATGGGAAAGCAAAGCGGTTTTTAATCCGGCCGCCATAATGGTAGACTCTACAATTTACCTTCTCTACAGATCGGAAGACTGGAGTGGCACGGGTAGATGGAACGGCACATCCAGAATCGGCCTTGCGAAGTCCACCGATGGGTTTGAATTTACAAGAGAGCCTTCCCCCCTTATATACCCAACAGAACCATATGAAATCCCAGGTGGATGCGAAGATCCCCGTATCGTTAAGATTGACGACCTGTACATCCTTACTTACACGGGATACGATGGAGGAAAGGCTAGGCTTTGCATCGCAACTTCAAAGGACTTTGCAGAATGGGAAAAGCTGGGACCGGTATTCAAAGATGACACTTGGTCAAAGTCCGGTGCTATAGTACCTGCGAAGATCGACAACAAGTACTACATGTATTTTGGTGATTCCTCAATAAAACTCGCTTACTCCACAGACCTGAAGAACTGGACAATTTTCCCCAGACCCGTCATGGAACCAAGACAGGGAAGTTTCGATAGCAGGTTGATTGAACCGGGGCCAGCGCCAATCATTACTGACGAAGGGATTCTGTTGATATATAACAGTGCTGATTTCTCCACGATTTATAGACCTGGAGCTGCTTTGTTTGATATCGAGAATCCCAGAAAGATTATCAAGAGAACCGACAAACCTCTTGCAGAACCGGAACTTTCCTGGGAGAAACAAGGGCAGGTTCCAAACGTAATATTCATAGAAGGGGCTGTGATTAAAGAAGATAGACTCATACTATACTACGGCGCGGCCGATACATATATAGGGGCTTTCGTCGTCGATCTAACCGACTAG
- a CDS encoding glycoside hydrolase family 130 protein, with translation MIKLERHPLNPLFSPISQHHWESKYVFNCAVIKRQGLFHMIYRAQGEDMVSRMGYAVSLDGVRFNRLEKPVFTPGSQWELYGVEDPRLTEIEGKVYMQYTAYSPKGVRISMASTTDFLRWERHGVIIPDVNNKDAALFPAKVKGRYLMFHRIEPDMYLAYSEDLRTWTEFTPIAGPRSGKWDNLKIGVGAPPIETEYGWLVLYHGVENTASPTYRLGFMLLDLENPEKVVKRSDEPILEPEEEWEIFGGVPNVVFSDAMVEHEEKYFVYYGAADNHIALATIDKETVVNWIRS, from the coding sequence GTGATCAAACTAGAAAGACATCCGTTAAATCCCCTATTTTCTCCGATCTCGCAACATCATTGGGAATCCAAGTATGTTTTCAACTGCGCCGTTATAAAACGCCAAGGATTGTTTCACATGATTTATAGGGCTCAGGGCGAAGATATGGTTTCGAGAATGGGATACGCCGTTTCATTAGATGGTGTTAGATTCAACCGCCTCGAAAAACCGGTCTTCACTCCAGGGAGTCAGTGGGAGCTTTATGGTGTAGAAGATCCAAGGCTTACAGAAATTGAAGGAAAAGTCTATATGCAGTACACGGCCTACTCTCCAAAAGGCGTACGAATATCTATGGCTTCGACTACCGACTTTCTCAGGTGGGAACGTCACGGAGTGATAATCCCGGATGTAAATAACAAAGATGCTGCGCTATTCCCGGCGAAAGTAAAAGGTCGATATCTCATGTTCCATAGGATCGAACCCGACATGTATCTGGCGTATTCGGAAGATCTGAGGACCTGGACGGAATTCACCCCGATAGCCGGTCCAAGATCTGGTAAGTGGGACAACCTTAAAATCGGCGTGGGGGCCCCGCCAATAGAGACTGAATATGGTTGGCTAGTCCTTTATCACGGAGTAGAAAATACTGCAAGTCCAACTTATAGACTTGGATTTATGCTCCTTGATCTGGAGAATCCCGAGAAAGTTGTAAAGAGGAGTGATGAACCGATCCTTGAACCGGAAGAAGAGTGGGAGATTTTCGGAGGTGTCCCCAACGTTGTGTTCTCCGATGCGATGGTGGAACATGAAGAAAAGTACTTTGTCTACTATGGCGCAGCCGATAACCATATCGCTCTTGCCACAATTGACAAAGAGACGGTGGTAAACTGGATAAGGAGTTGA
- a CDS encoding carbohydrate ABC transporter permease, producing MKKVPTIILYVFLFAASILWIYPYVWMLLSSFKPTNEIYSGFLPSQFTLDNYRFILEAADKMERPFIQALGNSIFISVTVTLGVLVSSALVGFALSRLNFKGRNAVFNFIIFQMIFPGFLFIVPLYVLIKNLGLIDTRTALILPSLVSAWGVFMFTQSFRAVPNEYLEAARMDGANDLWIITKVLVPLTSSTVSIVGLFTFIGIWDNFMWPLIVVSDYSKMPLSVLLASFNMQYGSYLGPVLAGSVLQTMPMVVIFLVFRKYFLQGISMSLK from the coding sequence ATGAAGAAGGTCCCGACAATAATCCTTTATGTATTTCTTTTTGCCGCCTCAATACTTTGGATTTATCCTTATGTATGGATGCTTCTCTCATCGTTCAAACCAACCAATGAGATTTATTCAGGTTTTCTTCCAAGTCAGTTTACTCTGGACAATTACAGATTCATTCTTGAGGCCGCAGACAAGATGGAGAGACCATTTATTCAGGCTCTTGGCAATTCAATCTTCATTTCGGTTACAGTTACCCTCGGTGTCCTAGTATCTTCAGCGCTTGTTGGCTTCGCCCTTTCAAGGCTTAACTTCAAGGGAAGAAACGCCGTATTCAACTTCATAATCTTTCAGATGATCTTTCCGGGATTTTTATTCATAGTTCCACTGTACGTTCTTATTAAAAATCTGGGTCTTATAGACACTAGAACGGCATTGATTCTACCTTCACTCGTCTCTGCTTGGGGAGTCTTCATGTTTACACAGTCGTTCAGAGCAGTTCCCAACGAATACCTGGAAGCGGCCAGAATGGATGGAGCCAATGATCTATGGATAATCACCAAGGTATTGGTTCCACTGACAAGCTCAACTGTATCGATCGTAGGTCTCTTCACTTTCATAGGAATATGGGATAATTTCATGTGGCCACTGATTGTGGTAAGCGACTATTCGAAGATGCCTCTCTCTGTACTACTTGCAAGTTTTAATATGCAGTACGGGAGTTATCTGGGTCCAGTCCTGGCCGGTTCTGTATTGCAAACAATGCCGATGGTAGTAATATTTCTGGTGTTCAGAAAGTACTTTCTTCAGGGAATCTCTATGTCATTGAAATGA
- a CDS encoding carbohydrate ABC transporter permease: MRVRKRLKTIDAIKGWSLSGGYLVYTAIFWGYPFVWLVILALSKWNYFTPRKFIWFDNFIELFQDEMFWRVFFNTFNFMLYFIPMVLGLSLLFALGLKRVKLFRTFFILAFLVANVSSGVAYSIIFQKLFAINGPLNGLTRAIFGITVPWFSSPQLATLSIAIMVTWKFIGYYGLILFSGLQAIPESLYEAAELDGAGKMTKFFRITLPLINPSIVMVLVLSLTLTFGIFTEPFLITGGGPMRTTYTFQMLIYTTAFQKINPGYASTLAIVVALLSYGCVLLTRKLIEREVEIV, encoded by the coding sequence TTGAGAGTGAGGAAGAGACTGAAAACCATCGATGCAATAAAGGGCTGGTCTCTGTCTGGGGGATATTTGGTATACACGGCAATATTCTGGGGTTACCCATTTGTGTGGCTTGTTATACTTGCTTTGTCAAAATGGAACTACTTCACCCCAAGGAAGTTCATCTGGTTTGACAACTTCATAGAACTATTTCAGGACGAAATGTTCTGGAGAGTTTTCTTCAATACATTTAACTTCATGCTGTACTTCATCCCCATGGTTCTCGGTCTTTCCTTACTCTTTGCCCTTGGATTGAAGAGAGTCAAGCTATTCCGAACGTTTTTCATACTCGCATTTCTCGTAGCAAATGTCTCATCGGGAGTGGCATATTCCATAATTTTTCAGAAGCTCTTCGCGATAAACGGCCCCTTGAATGGATTAACAAGAGCAATTTTTGGAATTACGGTTCCCTGGTTCAGCAGTCCTCAACTGGCCACTCTTTCAATAGCGATCATGGTCACATGGAAATTCATAGGATACTACGGTCTAATACTCTTTTCCGGTCTTCAGGCAATCCCGGAGAGCCTTTACGAGGCCGCAGAACTTGATGGGGCCGGAAAGATGACAAAGTTCTTCAGGATAACTCTACCTTTGATAAACCCGTCGATTGTCATGGTACTGGTTCTCTCTCTTACTCTGACTTTCGGAATATTCACGGAACCTTTCTTGATTACTGGAGGGGGACCAATGAGAACTACATACACATTTCAAATGCTGATTTATACGACAGCCTTCCAGAAGATCAACCCGGGGTACGCTTCAACACTGGCTATAGTTGTTGCATTACTTAGCTATGGCTGTGTATTGCTTACAAGGAAGCTGATCGAGAGGGAGGTGGAGATTGTATGA
- a CDS encoding extracellular solute-binding protein: MKRLILLTLFSCLFVGLFAVELVFWTAPNPLQESFWKEVVAEWNENNPDIQIKWSTIPAAGTSEEAILTSIASGRMPDICTNIFSGFAAQLIEADILIPLNSFPDFWELMEQRKMTSIVENWKFGDNYYVLPIYSNPIMMWWRSDILKELGYDRPPRTYSEIYEISEKYSVPYEKYGALVVMGRNWYDRWYDFITYYYAASEGAPYLDVEKARALFNNETGEKVVTFMDTMFRNNWTAVDLGSNPFYFGVVLGGIFGPWEINQARNLFPDVFDHITIVPPPVPDDYPEDKPIYTFADTKGLVMFATTKHREAAWKFIKWVYSDIEKDRKWMEFTNLPPAREDLLTNPIFQEYMEDNPKFAAYASHVAYAVPPALTTKTVEVQEILTTFLIEQIMYGKSTPLDALKDSATRVRRELF, translated from the coding sequence ATGAAAAGATTGATTCTGTTAACTTTGTTTTCGTGTCTCTTTGTGGGATTGTTCGCCGTTGAACTTGTCTTCTGGACAGCGCCCAATCCTCTCCAAGAAAGCTTCTGGAAGGAAGTAGTGGCTGAGTGGAATGAAAACAACCCCGATATCCAGATCAAGTGGTCGACTATTCCCGCTGCGGGAACCTCAGAAGAGGCTATCCTTACTTCAATCGCTTCCGGAAGAATGCCAGATATCTGTACGAACATATTTTCGGGATTCGCCGCACAACTCATCGAAGCAGATATACTTATTCCCCTCAACTCTTTCCCTGATTTCTGGGAACTCATGGAGCAAAGAAAGATGACCTCCATCGTTGAAAACTGGAAGTTCGGAGATAACTATTACGTACTCCCGATCTATTCTAACCCTATAATGATGTGGTGGAGATCAGACATCTTGAAGGAACTTGGGTATGACAGACCGCCGAGAACCTACTCTGAGATCTACGAGATAAGCGAGAAGTATTCCGTGCCGTACGAGAAGTACGGAGCACTTGTGGTAATGGGAAGAAACTGGTACGACCGATGGTACGACTTCATAACCTACTACTATGCCGCGAGTGAAGGAGCTCCATATCTAGATGTTGAAAAAGCCAGAGCGCTTTTCAACAATGAGACTGGCGAGAAAGTCGTCACATTCATGGATACCATGTTCAGAAACAACTGGACGGCAGTTGATCTAGGAAGCAATCCTTTCTATTTCGGTGTTGTCCTTGGAGGGATCTTCGGCCCGTGGGAGATAAACCAGGCGAGAAATCTCTTCCCCGATGTCTTCGATCATATAACAATCGTTCCCCCTCCGGTTCCCGATGATTATCCGGAGGACAAACCGATCTACACTTTCGCAGATACCAAGGGGCTTGTAATGTTCGCCACCACAAAGCACAGAGAGGCTGCATGGAAATTCATTAAGTGGGTCTATTCGGATATTGAAAAAGACAGAAAGTGGATGGAGTTCACCAATCTTCCTCCGGCAAGGGAAGACCTGTTGACGAATCCCATCTTCCAGGAGTATATGGAGGACAATCCGAAGTTCGCTGCTTATGCGAGCCACGTTGCCTACGCCGTTCCACCGGCTTTGACTACGAAGACTGTTGAAGTTCAGGAAATTCTCACAACATTTTTGATAGAGCAAATAATGTATGGAAAATCAACTCCGCTAGATGCACTTAAAGACTCTGCTACGAGAGTAAGGAGAGAACTCTTCTAG
- a CDS encoding LacI family DNA-binding transcriptional regulator, with translation MSAKLSDVAKLAEVSTATVSRVLNKSGYVSKKSREKVMLAVEELEYKPSKVASFLASRKLAFNIGIVAGKRLFRVLSDQSDQFYTIVLKGIEEFFAGNNMRGSLVPSNNFSEDYDGYLLIGGEITEEDIKKAKETKKPVVLIDQYLAGVKVDCVVSDGYDGAIYGMKKLISKGLKKIVNIHGPLSHFGFKDRFDGYISAMEGAGYLPKAYEYDEDNDNMSAIIDLLLSRYGLPDAVFGCNDTAAIRAMEELQARGIKIPEEVSILGFDDIVNSSATTPSLTTFKIFKHEMGVVGSRRLQSLLIGNEPRPTKISLFTEFVQRESTL, from the coding sequence GTGCTCAATAAAAGTGGGTATGTCTCCAAGAAGTCAAGAGAAAAGGTTATGCTGGCCGTCGAGGAACTTGAATACAAGCCTTCAAAAGTCGCGAGTTTTCTGGCAAGTCGAAAGCTCGCGTTCAATATTGGAATTGTTGCAGGAAAGAGATTATTTCGCGTCCTGTCGGATCAATCCGATCAGTTTTACACAATTGTCCTCAAAGGAATAGAAGAGTTTTTCGCGGGGAACAACATGCGAGGAAGTCTTGTTCCTTCAAATAATTTTTCGGAAGACTACGATGGATACCTGCTGATAGGTGGAGAGATTACTGAAGAGGATATAAAAAAAGCAAAGGAGACTAAGAAACCGGTTGTTCTGATTGATCAGTATCTCGCTGGCGTAAAGGTCGACTGCGTTGTATCTGACGGTTATGACGGGGCAATTTACGGAATGAAGAAACTAATTTCAAAAGGACTCAAGAAGATTGTAAATATCCACGGACCCCTTTCGCACTTTGGGTTCAAGGACCGCTTTGACGGCTACATTTCTGCAATGGAAGGCGCCGGATATCTTCCCAAAGCTTATGAATACGATGAAGATAATGATAATATGAGCGCAATCATCGATCTGTTGCTTTCTAGATACGGACTTCCCGATGCCGTATTTGGATGCAACGACACCGCCGCGATAAGAGCGATGGAAGAGCTACAAGCCAGAGGAATAAAGATACCGGAGGAGGTGTCGATCTTGGGTTTCGATGATATCGTCAACTCCTCGGCCACTACTCCCTCGCTGACTACTTTCAAGATATTCAAGCATGAGATGGGAGTAGTTGGATCTAGGAGGCTTCAAAGTCTGCTAATTGGTAATGAACCGCGTCCAACAAAGATTTCTCTATTCACTGAATTTGTCCAGAGAGAAAGCACTTTATAG